One segment of Haliotis asinina isolate JCU_RB_2024 chromosome 12, JCU_Hal_asi_v2, whole genome shotgun sequence DNA contains the following:
- the LOC137258677 gene encoding deoxynucleoside triphosphate triphosphohydrolase SAMHD1-like, with translation MSKIFNDPIHGTIRVTGVSLKIIDTPQFQRLRYLKQLGGGYFVYPGATHTRFEHSIGTYHLAGKFARILKLKHPTQFLEDEITCIEIAGLCHDLGHGPFSHVFDNMFIPWVKPDCKWKHEDASVAMLEHLLEENDHVKKAFDVFDTDWSRLELVKDLILGGKETEHVQDPRVHGIRRTKPHLYEIVANSRTGIDVDKWDYFARDCHMVGIKNNFDHDRYMEMARIIEVDGKPRICTRDKEVINLYDMFHTREILYRRVYSHQVTRAVELMIVDALVKLDQTALMPGKNGKRKISECIDDMVAYSKLNDSILQMVEVLVPLETNHQDSDTALRDARDIVERIQKRDLYKCVSKRIVEDDFNRKKIPQIKQEVLKHTGTRTFDEQQFEIIVMCFDYGRGNVDPVAQVPFYRKSDLQKPIVLPEEEKPRMLPKTFRECALAVYSKHEQLDDDLDSCFNRWFTDEYLKNPSTYAVHQGR, from the exons ATGTCAAAG ATTTTCAACGACCCAATTCATGGGACTATACGAGTGACGGGTGTGAGTCTGAAGATAATAGACACCCCACAGTTTCAGAGGTTGAGGTATCTGAAGCAGCTTGGAGGAGGTTACTTTGTATATCCGGGCGCGACACACACCAGATTTGAGCACAGCATCGG GACTTACCATCTGGCTGGAAAATTTGCTCGAATTCTGAAACTCAAACACCCTACACAATTTTTAGAAGATGAAATTACGTGTATTGAAATAGCAGGACTTTGTCATGATCTAG GACACGGCCCTTTCTCCCACGTCTTTGACAACATGTTCATACCATGGGTAAAGCCAGACTGCAAGTGGAAG CATGAAGATGCGTCAGTGGCAATGCTGGAACACTTACTTGAAGAAAATGACCACGTGAAGAAAGCCTTTGATGTGTTTGACACGGACTGGAGTCGCCTCGAGCTGGTTAAAGACCTCATATTAGGGGGAAAAGAAACA GAACATGTGCAAGATCCAAGAGTGCATGGAATAAGAAGGACCAAACCTCATCTTTATGAA ATTGTAGCCAACTCCAGGACAGGAATTGACGTGGACAAGTGGGACTATTTTGCTCGCGACTGTCACATGGTGGGCATAAAGAACAACTTTGACCACGACAGGTACATGGAGATGGCTCGTATCATCGAAGTCGATGGAAAACCACGGATCTGTACAAGAGACAAA GAGGTCATAAATCTGTACGACATGTTTCACACTCGGGAAATCCTATATCGACGAGTCTATTCTCACCAAGTTACCCGTGCAGTTGAACTTAT GATTGTGGATGCCCTTGTAAAACTTGACCAAACAGCGCTGATGCCAGGGAAGAATGG aaaaagaaaaatatccGAATGTATTGATGATATGGTGGCCTACTCCAAACTGAATGACagcatccttcagatggtggaaGTCCTTGTGCCACTCGAGACGAATCACCAAGACTCTG ACACAGCACTGAGAGATGCACGCGACATCGTGGAAAGAATACAGAAAAGAGATTTGTACAAGTGTGTCAGCAAACGCATTGTGGAAGATGATTTTAATCGA aaaaagaTTCCACAAATTAAACAAGAAGTTCTAAAACACACTGGGACAAGGACATTTGATGAACAACAGTTCGAAATCATT GTGATGTGTTTTGACTATGGACGAGGAAACGTTGACCCAGTAGCACAGGTTCCTTTTTATAGGAAATCCGACCTTCAGAAGCCTATCGTCCTGCCGGAAGAAGAG AAACCACGGATGCTGCCAAAAACATTTCGAGAATGTGCACTTGCTGTTTATTCCAAGCACGAACAGCTTGATGATGATCTTGACAGCTGCTTTAATCGCTGGTTCACCGATGAATATTTGAAG AACCCAAGCACGTATGCCGTTCATCAAGGACGTTAA